In one window of Gemmatimonadaceae bacterium DNA:
- a CDS encoding aldehyde dehydrogenase family protein, with protein MSDRQVPAVVLAGVTPAMRVWQEETFGPVLAVMRAATEADAIALANGTRYGLSASVWTGDRARGARIAAQLHTGTVAINDAVITAGLPEIPHGGVKASGVGRIHGVEGLMACVRTHTVVDDALPHVRQPWWFGYGPDSTARLDAYLRVSHGTSWWSRLTGLPGTIRMLLRPERPL; from the coding sequence ATGAGTGATCGACAGGTTCCCGCCGTGGTGCTGGCCGGTGTCACGCCCGCCATGCGCGTCTGGCAGGAGGAAACGTTCGGTCCGGTACTCGCGGTCATGCGCGCGGCGACCGAGGCAGACGCCATCGCGTTGGCCAATGGCACGCGTTACGGGCTGAGCGCGTCGGTGTGGACGGGCGACCGCGCCCGGGGTGCGCGAATTGCCGCGCAACTCCACACGGGCACTGTGGCCATCAACGACGCGGTGATCACCGCTGGCCTGCCGGAAATCCCGCACGGCGGCGTCAAGGCGAGCGGTGTTGGTCGCATTCACGGGGTCGAAGGGTTGATGGCGTGCGTGCGCACCCACACGGTCGTCGACGACGCGTTGCCCCACGTGCGACAGCCCTGGTGGTTTGGCTATGGGCCGGACAGCACGGCACGGCTCGACGCCTACCTGCGTGTGTCGCATGGGACGTCCTGGTGGTCCCGGCTCACGGGCTTACCGGGGACGATTCGCATGTTGTTGAGACCCGAACGTCCGCTATAG
- a CDS encoding VanZ family protein — protein MTNERRRLIAWVGLPMAVALVAIATLRPASEAVANSATVWCLTCSPIWLADAISNVILFLPLGVVTGVLGLRTSRAVLIGAGFSLGIELLQLSGVPSGRSASLADWITNSAGVFLGAWLVHQRAWLFHPTPQAARGLFAGWTVAIVAMWWAMDWALRPLAVNANVSSPVALSPLPFTPGYGWFAGVAEGASVNGVPLVHGGTGPVIAITPHVDTVRATVSVRGRDGRDDVVPIVFVHARGDTVAYLLLAQRARSALLGTTRNSGRAGLTSPTVALRDVFAPSARAPEAVVILSATVTRRALNLTARERDGSLRSTRLLLSPLVGWSLVQSVVRVDAPLAPVMTALWILVWMIPWGYWLFRTTRAPHR, from the coding sequence GTGACGAATGAACGACGGCGTCTGATCGCGTGGGTCGGGTTGCCCATGGCGGTTGCGCTTGTCGCCATCGCGACGCTGCGGCCGGCGAGCGAAGCCGTGGCGAACTCCGCTACGGTGTGGTGCCTGACGTGCAGCCCCATCTGGCTGGCGGACGCAATCAGCAACGTGATCCTGTTCCTTCCGCTGGGCGTGGTGACGGGCGTGCTGGGCCTCCGCACATCGCGCGCAGTGCTGATCGGGGCCGGTTTTTCGCTGGGCATTGAGCTCCTGCAACTGTCGGGAGTGCCGTCGGGCCGGAGCGCGTCATTGGCCGACTGGATCACCAATAGCGCGGGCGTCTTTCTGGGAGCCTGGTTGGTGCATCAACGCGCATGGCTGTTTCACCCGACGCCGCAGGCGGCGCGTGGTCTGTTCGCTGGGTGGACCGTGGCCATCGTCGCGATGTGGTGGGCCATGGACTGGGCGCTCCGGCCCCTCGCGGTGAATGCCAACGTGTCCAGTCCGGTCGCGTTGAGTCCCCTGCCCTTCACCCCCGGATACGGCTGGTTCGCCGGCGTCGCCGAGGGTGCCTCGGTGAACGGTGTGCCGCTTGTCCATGGCGGCACCGGTCCGGTCATCGCGATCACGCCGCACGTGGACACCGTACGCGCGACGGTCAGCGTGCGTGGCCGTGATGGTCGTGACGACGTCGTCCCGATCGTTTTCGTGCATGCCCGTGGTGATACCGTGGCATACCTGCTGTTGGCGCAGCGTGCTCGAAGCGCACTTCTGGGCACGACACGGAACAGCGGGCGCGCGGGCCTGACGTCGCCGACGGTGGCGTTACGTGATGTGTTCGCTCCCAGCGCGCGCGCACCGGAGGCCGTGGTGATACTGTCCGCCACGGTGACCCGCAGGGCACTGAACCTGACCGCACGCGAACGCGACGGGTCCCTCCGATCGACGCGACTGCTCCTGTCGCCGCTCGTCGGGTGGTCGCTGGTGCAGTCGGTGGTTCGTGTGGACGCGCCATTGGCGCCGGTGATGACCGCGTTGTGGATTCTGGTGTGGATGATTCCGTGGGGTTATTGGCTGTTCAGAACGACGAGGGCGCCACATCGCTAA
- a CDS encoding YggT family protein: MFGSVIGVFDVILAALRPAVFAVGVLTAVAALASYGVRTRKIPPFSALARFIRERIDPWLIAPMERRLLRAGGTPYAAPWWTLAAVIVGGLLLISGVGFLRDQLAMLAYATQSGSILFVLVRWTFGLLQVALFARVISSWVGGSPYSKWWRWSYVITEPILAPLRRVIPNIGMFDITIIVAYFGLQLLESVILRAL, encoded by the coding sequence ATGTTCGGATCTGTCATCGGCGTCTTCGACGTCATTCTGGCCGCGTTGCGTCCCGCGGTCTTCGCCGTCGGCGTGCTGACCGCCGTCGCCGCCCTCGCGTCGTATGGCGTCCGTACGCGGAAGATTCCGCCGTTCTCCGCCTTGGCACGGTTCATCCGTGAACGGATCGATCCCTGGTTGATCGCGCCAATGGAGCGTCGTCTGCTGCGCGCCGGTGGCACGCCGTACGCTGCGCCGTGGTGGACACTGGCCGCGGTGATTGTCGGCGGTCTCCTGCTGATTTCCGGTGTCGGATTCCTGCGCGACCAACTGGCCATGTTGGCGTATGCCACACAGTCGGGATCGATTCTCTTTGTGTTGGTGCGCTGGACGTTCGGCCTGCTGCAGGTGGCGTTGTTTGCGCGGGTGATTTCGAGTTGGGTGGGCGGCTCGCCGTACTCCAAGTGGTGGCGATGGTCGTACGTGATCACGGAACCCATTCTCGCCCCACTGCGGAGAGTCATTCCGAACATCGGCATGTTCGACATCACGATCATTGTCGCGTATTTCGGGCTGCAACTGCTCGAGTCGGTGATCTTGCGCGCGCTCTAG
- a CDS encoding GNAT family N-acetyltransferase, protein MSADPVTTFLRESPSLDPAFSGLRREILDTAKCWIDLELGDGSRSWLRRGRHSVSGIPLRSLEPALGWEQRPWVGAQGSAAALLGALIRLADWDVCYLNSLSDAETAEVVDTSRSLGLRSFVFPLPVAAIVGIDSYAALLKSRDRATNAKQRSKYRKIEQAGLVFRDSIPWSDMNSLLDRRELPGGADTDYTRSPAFRRFFAAFREQVATEGRLVEYGLYDGSKLVAYASGFRMSRVFHFYQGAYDPDYRVYRPGIMAYEKAIERILDQGADLIDFMGAGFAYFHEFTREEVPLKRVLLFSRSLRARLAGRLFSLRHGHDAK, encoded by the coding sequence ATGAGCGCCGACCCCGTAACCACCTTTCTGCGCGAGTCCCCGTCCCTGGATCCCGCCTTCTCCGGTCTGCGCCGGGAGATTCTCGACACCGCCAAATGCTGGATTGATCTCGAATTAGGGGACGGCAGCCGTTCATGGCTGCGCCGCGGGCGCCATTCGGTCTCCGGGATCCCGCTTCGCTCCCTCGAACCGGCGCTCGGGTGGGAGCAGCGGCCGTGGGTGGGAGCACAGGGGTCCGCCGCCGCGCTGCTGGGCGCCCTGATACGGCTGGCTGACTGGGACGTCTGCTATCTCAACTCCCTGTCCGACGCGGAAACAGCGGAGGTGGTCGATACGTCGCGCAGTCTTGGTCTTCGGTCGTTCGTCTTTCCGTTGCCCGTCGCAGCGATCGTGGGCATCGATAGCTATGCGGCCCTGCTCAAGTCGCGCGATCGGGCGACCAACGCGAAACAGCGCAGCAAATATCGCAAGATCGAACAGGCCGGGTTGGTATTTCGCGATTCAATCCCGTGGAGCGACATGAACTCGCTGCTCGATCGGCGCGAACTGCCCGGCGGGGCGGATACCGACTACACGCGATCCCCGGCTTTCCGCCGCTTCTTCGCCGCGTTCCGCGAACAGGTGGCGACTGAAGGCCGCCTCGTGGAATACGGACTCTATGACGGTTCGAAGCTGGTGGCCTATGCGTCGGGCTTCCGGATGAGCCGCGTATTCCATTTCTACCAGGGAGCGTACGATCCGGACTACCGCGTGTATCGGCCGGGGATCATGGCGTATGAGAAGGCCATCGAGCGAATTCTCGATCAGGGGGCCGATCTCATCGACTTCATGGGCGCCGGATTCGCGTACTTTCATGAGTTTACCCGCGAGGAAGTGCCTTTGAAGCGGGTCTTGCTCTTCTCGCGGTCGCTGCGCGCGCGTTTGGCTGGGAGACTGTTCTCCTTAAGACATGGCCACGACGCGAAGTAG
- a CDS encoding fasciclin domain-containing protein, translating into MRKLSLVVASSAVVAMAAPAIVQAQDKDLVETALAASSFKTFTRALTDAGLVETLKGPGPFTVLIPNDAAFAKLPKGTLDALFKDKSALRNMLLYHLIAGRLTADDFSHLNGKGRKTVEGSETRIGMTGTQLTIGTANVVQADVMAKNGIIHVIDTVLIPPGR; encoded by the coding sequence ATGCGAAAGCTCTCCCTGGTGGTTGCGTCCAGCGCCGTGGTGGCGATGGCGGCGCCGGCCATCGTGCAGGCGCAGGACAAAGACCTTGTCGAGACGGCGTTGGCGGCCAGCTCGTTCAAGACCTTCACGCGCGCACTCACCGACGCCGGACTGGTTGAGACGCTCAAGGGTCCGGGCCCGTTTACGGTCCTGATTCCCAACGACGCCGCATTCGCCAAGCTGCCCAAGGGCACACTCGACGCGCTGTTCAAGGACAAGAGCGCGCTGCGGAATATGCTGCTCTATCACCTCATCGCGGGTCGCCTCACAGCCGACGACTTCTCGCATCTCAACGGCAAGGGACGCAAGACGGTGGAGGGGAGCGAGACGCGTATCGGCATGACCGGCACGCAGTTGACCATCGGGACCGCCAACGTGGTGCAGGCCGACGTCATGGCGAAGAACGGCATCATTCACGTCATCGACACGGTGCTGATTCCGCCGGGTCGCTGA
- a CDS encoding aldehyde dehydrogenase family protein has protein sequence MTPHAVSSEFSVPLAPGMLDASTGEVSVALAKAQLAVNRARAAQPAWAALGAKGRAAVIERFRQLVYADRAVIARTITEESGKPLPESYVADVAMALEGARFLSRIAEATLATRTVRSQTLAAWRKTIITHHEPYGVVAVVSPWNYPFFFPAMHAMTALVAGNAVVLKPSEHTPRCVDHIARLLHAAGVPADVFIVLHGDGRMGAGLVNASVDKVFFTGSERTGRSIAVSCAPRFVPVSLELGGSDAAIVLEDADLAHTASGILWARFTNAGQTCVAAKRVIAVGRAYDALLPHLARGVAGLTITGDTVSSVSSPADMGPVISAPQRALIMEQLQEAVAQGARVVAQQEPHLVPAPLRTRRTA, from the coding sequence ATGACACCTCACGCAGTCTCCTCCGAGTTCAGTGTGCCACTGGCGCCGGGCATGCTGGACGCAAGTACCGGCGAAGTCTCGGTCGCACTCGCCAAGGCCCAACTCGCGGTGAATCGCGCGCGGGCCGCCCAGCCGGCGTGGGCGGCGTTGGGCGCGAAAGGGCGAGCCGCTGTCATCGAGCGATTCCGGCAGTTGGTGTACGCCGATCGGGCGGTCATTGCCCGCACGATTACCGAGGAATCGGGCAAGCCGCTGCCGGAGAGCTATGTCGCCGATGTGGCGATGGCGTTGGAAGGCGCGCGATTCCTGTCCCGCATTGCCGAAGCGACGTTGGCCACGCGCACGGTACGTTCCCAAACATTGGCGGCATGGCGCAAGACCATCATCACGCACCACGAACCGTACGGCGTGGTCGCGGTGGTGAGCCCCTGGAACTACCCGTTCTTCTTCCCCGCAATGCACGCGATGACGGCGCTGGTGGCCGGCAACGCCGTGGTGCTCAAGCCCAGCGAGCACACGCCGCGCTGTGTCGATCACATCGCGCGCCTGCTGCATGCCGCCGGTGTCCCTGCCGATGTGTTCATCGTGCTGCACGGCGACGGTCGCATGGGGGCGGGATTGGTCAATGCGAGCGTCGACAAGGTGTTCTTTACCGGCAGCGAGCGCACCGGGCGATCAATCGCGGTCTCGTGTGCCCCGCGATTTGTGCCCGTGTCGCTCGAACTGGGCGGCAGTGACGCGGCCATTGTGCTGGAAGACGCCGATCTCGCCCACACGGCCAGCGGCATCCTGTGGGCGCGATTCACCAACGCCGGGCAGACGTGCGTGGCCGCGAAGCGCGTGATCGCCGTGGGGCGCGCCTACGACGCGCTGCTGCCGCATCTGGCGCGCGGTGTGGCGGGACTGACCATCACCGGCGACACCGTCTCCTCGGTTTCGTCGCCGGCCGACATGGGTCCCGTCATCTCGGCGCCACAGCGGGCGTTGATCATGGAGCAACTGCAGGAAGCGGTGGCGCAGGGTGCCCGCGTGGTGGCGCAACAGGAACCGCATCTGGTGCCGGCCCCGCTGCGGACTCGACGGACCGCATGA
- a CDS encoding fasciclin domain-containing protein, whose amino-acid sequence MIALSTPRAAQAQDKDIVETAVAAGSFKTLATALTAAGLIETLKGPGPFTVFAPTDDAFAKIPKAQLDALLKDKVALKNVLLYHVLSGNVPAAEALKTVGKGVKTVEGQDVKITVMGGKPMVNAAHIVTTDIMAKNGVIHVIDAVMLPPAK is encoded by the coding sequence ATGATCGCCCTGTCCACGCCGCGCGCGGCGCAGGCTCAGGACAAGGACATCGTTGAGACGGCCGTTGCCGCCGGTTCGTTCAAGACCCTGGCGACGGCGTTGACTGCCGCCGGCCTGATCGAAACGCTCAAGGGCCCGGGTCCGTTCACCGTGTTTGCCCCGACCGACGACGCGTTTGCGAAGATCCCGAAGGCGCAGCTCGATGCCTTGCTCAAGGACAAGGTCGCGCTCAAGAACGTGCTCCTCTACCATGTACTCTCGGGCAACGTGCCGGCGGCCGAGGCGTTGAAGACTGTGGGCAAGGGCGTGAAGACGGTAGAAGGACAGGACGTGAAGATCACCGTGATGGGCGGCAAGCCGATGGTCAACGCGGCGCACATCGTCACCACCGATATCATGGCAAAGAATGGCGTGATCCATGTGATCGACGCCGTCATGCTGCCGCCGGCGAAGTAA
- a CDS encoding acyl-CoA dehydrogenase family protein — MTSSVENSRSPLTILSEEEELFRAAVLELAESVVRPRVRDMEEAGKLDPAVTAKFVELGLMGIEVPEQFGGADGTLMMVTLAVEALSTVDAAAAIQVDVQNTLVNYPINRYGNAEQHARLLTRLTSGTIGAYALSEPGSGSDAFALATRAERVEGGWSLSGAKAWITNGGEADIFVVFANANPDAGYKGITTFVVERGMPGFSVGRKEEKLGIRASSTTALHFDHCVVPDANVVGAVGTGYKIAIETLNEGRIGIGAQMIGVAQGALDVTVAHLKERKQFGKSLAEFQGIQFQVAQAATELEAARLMVYNAARLKDAGHDIARQGAMAKLYASQMCERVTSLCVELFGGYGYTRDYPVEKFYRDAKIGTIYEGTSNMQLQTIAKAVLK, encoded by the coding sequence ATGACCAGCAGCGTCGAGAATTCGCGTTCCCCGCTCACGATTCTTTCCGAGGAAGAGGAGCTTTTTCGCGCGGCGGTGCTCGAATTGGCGGAGTCCGTTGTGCGGCCGCGGGTTCGCGATATGGAGGAGGCCGGGAAGCTTGATCCGGCCGTCACGGCGAAGTTTGTCGAGCTGGGTCTGATGGGGATCGAGGTCCCGGAACAGTTCGGCGGCGCCGACGGCACGCTGATGATGGTCACGCTGGCGGTGGAAGCGCTCAGCACCGTCGATGCGGCCGCTGCCATTCAAGTCGACGTGCAGAACACGCTCGTCAACTATCCGATCAATCGGTACGGCAACGCGGAGCAGCACGCGCGATTGTTGACCCGATTGACCAGCGGCACGATTGGCGCATACGCCTTGTCGGAGCCCGGCAGCGGATCGGATGCGTTTGCATTGGCGACGCGTGCCGAGCGTGTGGAGGGCGGATGGTCGTTGAGTGGGGCGAAGGCGTGGATCACCAACGGCGGCGAGGCCGACATTTTCGTGGTGTTCGCCAATGCCAACCCCGATGCGGGATACAAAGGGATCACGACCTTCGTCGTGGAGCGCGGCATGCCGGGTTTCTCCGTGGGCCGCAAGGAAGAGAAACTGGGGATTCGCGCGTCGAGCACGACGGCCCTGCACTTCGACCATTGCGTGGTGCCTGATGCGAATGTGGTTGGCGCTGTCGGCACCGGCTACAAGATCGCCATCGAGACGTTGAACGAAGGACGCATCGGTATCGGCGCGCAGATGATTGGCGTGGCGCAAGGTGCTCTGGACGTCACGGTGGCGCACCTGAAAGAGCGCAAGCAGTTCGGCAAGTCGCTGGCCGAGTTTCAGGGCATCCAGTTTCAGGTGGCGCAGGCGGCGACGGAACTCGAAGCGGCGCGCCTGATGGTGTATAACGCGGCGCGGCTCAAGGACGCCGGCCACGACATCGCGCGTCAGGGCGCGATGGCCAAGTTGTACGCGTCGCAGATGTGCGAGCGCGTCACGTCGTTGTGTGTGGAGCTGTTTGGCGGCTACGGCTACACGCGCGACTATCCGGTGGAGAAGTTTTACCGGGATGCGAAAATCGGCACGATTTACGAAGGCACCAGCAACATGCAGCTGCAGACGATTGCCAAGGCGGTGCTGAAATAG
- a CDS encoding IPT/TIG domain-containing protein, producing MQDSTTYVTQATMPRIAFNSNSYSIARRIGRATRAAGVMACGVALLQACSGSDAVEPISPTNSTPVGQIVGTATVGSTLDAPVRLAVTGSDGRPVGGAKVLWMASDGGKVSSAETTTDGNGVAAVRWTLGTMAGLQSLTANVAGLAPVIFGANAVADRAAVVRLSTDLVRVTLLGDTIHFSTTVADKYGNAVGVAPTLTLEGGSDALVASGGQFIAHGRGTAFIRAIADTASSRLTVLVDPATPVVTRVSPDTLVPGAQITVEGTGFALAADAVDLTVAGVKATVIRVSASRIEALVPTTYGCMATTAQPVKVTIAAASGQLATPFRTATRVALAKGESANILDVDQVRCTELVAPANSVSAKYVVAVINTSVTAAATSGFELRGAGAGALAGHAATPRSSVQMASTTSSSIVTTARMSAAMAPLASEAKTEARHDDYLDAQRAINARFGSPAPTWRALSQMRSAGVASAMASARAPMSLGDTVTMKALYGSCTAGRDIRARVVYAGAKSVVLEDIAAPRAGTMDEQYALIGDEYDRVQYPLMVDQVGDPLAMNATMGGDGRVTMLFTRYVNDSLPGSRDTCRPATSIPKARLRQAMRTTCSMRAWPTPPNLRRNGGDRCAAR from the coding sequence GTGCAGGATTCTACCACCTACGTGACACAGGCCACCATGCCCCGTATCGCCTTCAACTCCAACAGTTACAGCATCGCCCGCCGAATCGGCCGAGCGACGCGTGCCGCTGGCGTGATGGCATGCGGTGTGGCGCTGTTGCAGGCGTGCAGCGGTTCTGACGCAGTCGAGCCGATTTCTCCCACCAATTCAACGCCGGTCGGCCAAATAGTCGGTACGGCAACCGTCGGCAGCACGCTGGATGCACCAGTGCGGCTGGCGGTCACCGGCTCGGATGGCCGCCCCGTGGGCGGTGCCAAGGTCCTCTGGATGGCCAGCGATGGCGGAAAAGTCAGCTCGGCGGAAACGACCACCGACGGCAACGGCGTCGCGGCGGTGCGCTGGACGCTGGGCACCATGGCGGGACTACAGAGTCTCACCGCCAACGTGGCTGGTCTGGCCCCGGTGATTTTTGGTGCCAATGCGGTGGCCGATCGCGCGGCCGTGGTTCGGCTTTCGACAGACCTGGTTCGCGTCACGCTCCTGGGGGACACGATTCACTTCTCGACCACCGTCGCCGACAAATACGGCAATGCTGTCGGGGTCGCGCCCACGCTGACGCTGGAAGGCGGCAGCGACGCGCTGGTGGCGTCTGGTGGACAGTTTATCGCGCACGGGCGCGGCACCGCGTTCATCAGGGCGATCGCCGACACCGCGTCGTCACGGTTGACAGTGTTGGTTGATCCTGCAACCCCGGTGGTGACCCGCGTCTCCCCTGACACGCTGGTACCGGGTGCCCAAATCACGGTTGAAGGCACCGGGTTCGCGCTGGCCGCCGACGCAGTGGACCTTACCGTGGCTGGCGTGAAAGCCACGGTCATCCGCGTGTCTGCGTCGCGCATCGAGGCGCTGGTGCCAACGACGTATGGCTGCATGGCCACCACTGCCCAACCGGTCAAGGTCACCATTGCGGCGGCGAGCGGTCAGCTTGCGACGCCGTTTCGCACGGCCACCCGCGTTGCGCTCGCCAAGGGCGAGTCGGCCAACATCCTCGACGTCGATCAGGTGCGCTGCACCGAATTGGTCGCGCCGGCGAATAGCGTGAGCGCGAAGTACGTGGTGGCCGTGATCAACACGAGTGTGACCGCCGCGGCAACATCGGGCTTCGAGTTGCGTGGCGCGGGGGCGGGGGCATTGGCCGGCCACGCCGCGACGCCCCGATCGTCGGTGCAGATGGCATCGACGACATCATCGTCGATCGTCACGACTGCGCGCATGTCCGCCGCCATGGCGCCGTTGGCGAGTGAAGCGAAGACGGAAGCCCGGCATGATGACTACCTCGATGCGCAGCGCGCCATCAATGCGCGCTTCGGTTCGCCGGCGCCGACCTGGCGTGCCCTGTCGCAAATGAGATCCGCCGGTGTCGCGTCCGCGATGGCGTCCGCACGCGCGCCGATGTCACTGGGCGACACCGTGACGATGAAGGCGTTGTACGGAAGCTGCACCGCCGGCCGCGATATCCGGGCGCGCGTGGTCTATGCGGGTGCGAAATCGGTGGTGCTGGAAGACATCGCCGCACCCCGTGCGGGCACGATGGATGAGCAGTACGCCCTGATTGGCGACGAGTACGACCGCGTGCAGTACCCGCTTATGGTCGACCAGGTCGGGGATCCGTTGGCGATGAACGCCACCATGGGCGGCGACGGTCGCGTGACCATGCTGTTTACCCGGTATGTGAACGACTCACTGCCGGGGTCGCGGGATACGTGTCGGCCTGCAACTTCTATCCCAAAGGCACGTTTGCGGCAAGCAATGAGGACGACGTGTTCTATGCGCGCGTGGCCAACGCCGCCGAATCTCCGACGGAATGGCGGCGATCGCTGCGCGGCACGGTGA
- a CDS encoding PEP-CTERM sorting domain-containing protein: protein MLVSVDAINAQGRLVEGTQTFMTTVPEPSTYLLMATGLMAVAMVARRRKQA from the coding sequence GTGCTCGTCTCAGTTGACGCGATCAATGCACAGGGTCGGCTCGTCGAAGGCACACAGACCTTCATGACGACGGTTCCTGAGCCCTCGACCTACCTCCTGATGGCCACTGGCCTGATGGCGGTTGCCATGGTCGCTCGTCGCCGCAAGCAGGCCTGA
- a CDS encoding glycosyltransferase — translation MTPDTTRVTDKLYADATPTLPRTRILYVYPDTMGPSATRERNALHFLSAFLCGDMIPVFVPRRHDEARVLAETKDAIGDFVLHPVNTSVRIPILKQLIEATRMLATARRLRLQLRRRGQRYDAIVAHGPYRTGFVGLLLSRLWRLPLVVEFPGHPTRALALDRSVVGRVKSALAPALVGIIAKHVEGVRLLYPTQLDGVVSLRSEATPHRVHVFHEFVPVGSIRPGSVKKPVILFVGFPWYLKGVDILIAAFHRLCNDFPDVKLKIVGFCPDRAPWETLAKGNPNIEFLGPQLNTAIAELMAESQVFVLPSRSEAMGRVLLESMAAGTPVVASRVDGIPHYVFDDVDGLLFDSEDVTGLEAQLRRLLLSAALRERLSVEALRKVNETYSEDAYARAFSSMVRNAIAERRRRQVRQHH, via the coding sequence GTGACTCCCGACACCACCCGCGTTACGGACAAGCTGTACGCCGACGCCACGCCGACGCTTCCCAGGACCAGGATTCTGTATGTGTACCCGGACACCATGGGGCCGTCTGCAACGCGCGAGCGAAACGCGCTGCATTTCCTGAGCGCATTCCTGTGCGGCGACATGATCCCGGTCTTCGTGCCTCGTCGGCACGATGAAGCACGCGTCCTCGCCGAGACGAAGGACGCAATCGGTGACTTCGTACTACATCCCGTGAATACCAGTGTCCGCATACCGATCCTGAAACAACTGATCGAAGCAACCCGAATGCTCGCCACCGCGCGCCGCCTTCGGCTGCAGTTGCGGCGCCGCGGTCAACGATACGACGCCATCGTCGCCCACGGGCCGTACCGCACCGGATTCGTCGGCCTGTTGCTGAGCAGACTCTGGCGACTTCCGCTCGTCGTCGAGTTCCCGGGGCACCCCACCCGGGCGCTTGCCCTCGATCGCTCGGTCGTTGGCCGGGTGAAGTCGGCACTCGCCCCGGCGTTGGTCGGCATCATCGCAAAGCATGTGGAAGGCGTCCGCTTGCTGTATCCGACGCAACTCGACGGGGTCGTCAGCCTTCGATCGGAGGCGACCCCGCACCGTGTGCATGTGTTTCACGAGTTCGTGCCCGTCGGTTCAATTCGGCCAGGGTCCGTGAAGAAGCCTGTTATCCTGTTCGTCGGATTTCCCTGGTATCTGAAGGGCGTGGACATCCTCATCGCCGCATTCCATCGCCTGTGCAATGATTTTCCGGACGTGAAATTGAAGATCGTCGGATTCTGCCCGGACCGTGCGCCGTGGGAGACGCTGGCGAAAGGCAACCCGAACATTGAGTTCCTCGGCCCTCAGCTCAACACCGCGATCGCGGAACTTATGGCGGAGAGCCAGGTCTTCGTGCTGCCGTCGAGAAGCGAGGCGATGGGGCGTGTCCTGCTCGAATCGATGGCGGCAGGCACGCCGGTGGTCGCGTCCCGTGTCGACGGAATTCCCCACTATGTCTTCGACGATGTCGACGGTCTGCTCTTTGATTCGGAAGACGTGACAGGACTGGAAGCGCAGCTCCGGCGGCTCCTGTTAAGTGCGGCCCTGCGCGAGCGCCTGTCGGTCGAGGCTCTCCGCAAGGTTAACGAGACCTATTCCGAAGACGCCTATGCACGCGCGTTCTCCTCCATGGTCCGGAACGCGATCGCCGAGAGGCGCCGGCGGCAGGTTCGACAGCATCACTGA